A part of Microbacterium terregens genomic DNA contains:
- the ybeY gene encoding rRNA maturation RNase YbeY, translating into MTIEIGNESGFAVDETVLLRLMEHNFAELHVSADADVAILLVDEGAMEALHVQWMDEPGPTDVLSFPMDELRPGTEEMPTPAGLLGDIVLCPQVAETQAVSAKHSTVDELILLTTHGLLHLLGFDHAEPEDKREMFALQNDLIMSFHVAERRRRA; encoded by the coding sequence ATGACGATCGAGATCGGCAACGAGTCCGGCTTCGCGGTCGATGAGACCGTGCTGCTTCGACTGATGGAGCACAATTTCGCCGAACTGCACGTGAGTGCTGACGCCGACGTGGCCATCCTTCTGGTGGACGAAGGTGCGATGGAGGCGCTGCACGTCCAGTGGATGGACGAGCCCGGTCCGACGGACGTCCTGAGCTTCCCGATGGACGAACTGCGCCCCGGCACCGAGGAGATGCCGACCCCGGCAGGGCTGCTGGGCGACATCGTGCTGTGTCCTCAGGTCGCCGAGACGCAGGCTGTGTCCGCCAAGCACTCCACGGTGGACGAGCTGATCCTGCTCACCACCCACGGCCTCCTGCATCTGCTCGGCTTCGACCATGCCGAGCCCGAGGACAAGCGCGAGATGTTCGCGTTGCAGAACGACCTGATCATGAGTTTCCACGTCGCCGAGCGACGACGGCGCGCATGA
- the hrcA gene encoding heat-inducible transcriptional repressor HrcA gives MVTDRGLQVLRAIVQDFVDTREPVGSKAIVERHAFGVSAATIRNDMALLEDEELIAAPHTSSGRIPTDKGYRVFVDHLAEVRPLSPAQRSAISAFLDGPGDLDDVLVRTVRALTQLTGQVAIVQYPSFARATISHVELVQLGGGRMLVILVTDTGRVSQRLAFVRDEFDDDDLARVRTDVATLLVGRPVREGAQRVEERLARQDAVQSPQDVATEAIVRVLAEELEEFRHDRLVMAGAANLARSESDFRGSIYPLLEAIEEQVTLMKLMSEMVADDHGLAASIGRENEPFGLGEASVVASEYDATGARARVGLLGPTRMDYPTNFAAVRAVARYLTRMLDEDESAR, from the coding sequence ATGGTCACCGATCGAGGCCTGCAGGTGCTGCGGGCGATCGTGCAGGACTTCGTCGACACACGTGAACCCGTCGGCAGCAAGGCCATCGTCGAGCGTCACGCCTTCGGGGTGTCCGCCGCGACGATCCGCAACGACATGGCCCTGCTGGAGGACGAAGAGCTCATCGCGGCGCCGCACACGTCGTCGGGGCGCATACCCACCGACAAGGGCTATCGCGTTTTCGTCGACCATCTCGCCGAGGTGCGTCCACTGTCGCCGGCTCAGCGCAGCGCGATCTCGGCCTTCCTCGACGGGCCCGGCGACCTCGATGACGTGCTCGTGCGGACGGTACGCGCCCTGACTCAGCTGACCGGCCAGGTCGCCATCGTGCAGTACCCCTCTTTCGCGCGGGCGACGATCTCACACGTCGAGCTCGTGCAGCTCGGGGGCGGGCGCATGCTCGTGATCCTGGTCACCGACACCGGCCGGGTATCGCAACGGCTCGCGTTCGTGCGCGACGAGTTCGACGATGACGATCTGGCACGAGTGCGCACCGATGTCGCCACGCTGCTCGTGGGCAGACCTGTGCGTGAAGGCGCCCAGCGTGTCGAAGAGCGCCTCGCACGGCAGGACGCCGTGCAGTCCCCTCAGGATGTCGCGACCGAGGCGATCGTGCGGGTCCTCGCCGAAGAGCTCGAGGAGTTCCGTCACGACCGGCTCGTGATGGCCGGCGCGGCCAACCTGGCTCGGAGCGAGTCCGATTTTCGCGGAAGCATCTACCCGCTGCTCGAGGCCATCGAGGAGCAGGTCACGCTCATGAAGCTGATGAGCGAGATGGTCGCCGACGACCACGGTCTGGCTGCCAGCATCGGACGCGAGAACGAGCCTTTCGGCCTGGGCGAGGCCTCGGTCGTGGCAAGCGAGTACGACGCGACCGGCGCTCGAGCCCGCGTGGGTCTGCTCGGCCCCACGCGGATGGACTACCCGACGAACTTCGCGGCGGTGCGTGCCGTCGCGCGTTATCTCACCCGGATGCTCGACGAAGACGAGAGTGCCCGCTGA
- a CDS encoding 16S rRNA (uracil(1498)-N(3))-methyltransferase has protein sequence MALHFLLPSDTVQNGAVDVQAGGTIVLTGAEAHHAASVRRVRIGEDVTVGDGRGTWLTGECEAVSPHEVVVRITARTEIPASSPRIVLAQALAKGDRDELAVQAATELGVDEIVPWQAARSVSRWDSAKADKGRNRWAAIVREAAKQAHRAWLPDVTPLATAAGLALRAAASRVVVLAPSADVRLTDIGIDPAETREVILVVGPEGGIAPDELLLFQRSGATVARLGDTVLRTSTAGPAALAVVNAALGRW, from the coding sequence ATGGCCCTCCACTTCCTGCTGCCGTCGGACACGGTCCAGAACGGCGCGGTGGATGTGCAGGCCGGTGGCACGATCGTCCTGACCGGCGCCGAGGCGCATCACGCGGCGTCGGTGCGCCGAGTGCGCATCGGCGAGGACGTGACGGTCGGCGACGGGCGGGGCACATGGCTCACGGGGGAGTGCGAAGCAGTGTCGCCGCACGAGGTCGTCGTGCGGATCACGGCGCGGACCGAGATCCCGGCTTCGTCGCCTCGCATCGTGCTCGCGCAAGCGCTGGCCAAAGGCGATCGGGACGAACTCGCGGTCCAGGCCGCGACCGAGCTCGGAGTCGACGAGATCGTTCCGTGGCAGGCTGCCCGCAGCGTTTCGCGGTGGGACTCGGCCAAGGCCGATAAGGGACGCAACCGGTGGGCGGCGATCGTGCGCGAAGCGGCCAAGCAGGCGCACCGTGCGTGGCTGCCGGATGTCACGCCGCTGGCGACGGCCGCCGGTCTGGCGTTGCGGGCCGCGGCATCCCGTGTCGTGGTGCTCGCACCCTCTGCAGATGTGCGTCTGACCGATATCGGCATCGACCCGGCCGAGACGCGCGAGGTGATCCTCGTCGTCGGGCCCGAAGGCGGCATCGCCCCGGACGAGCTGCTGCTCTTCCAACGCAGCGGAGCGACCGTGGCGCGGCTGGGGGACACCGTGCTGCGCACCTCGACCGCCGGTCCTGCCGCGTTGGCGGTCGTCAACGCCGCGCTCGGCCGCTGGTGA
- the leuA gene encoding 2-isopropylmalate synthase encodes MDNNQTPSGMPIHKYRPYHEQIAVHLPDRTWPDARITAAPRWCAVDLRDGNQALIDPMSPERKRIMFDLLVGMGYKEIEVGFPSASQTDFDFVRHLIEDDAIPDDVTIQVLTQSREHLIERTYESIAGAKQAIVHLYNSTSILQRDVVFRTDKQGVIDIALDGARLCRQFEQRIPDTKVYYEYSPESYTGTELEFAVDVCNQVIEIFEPTPERKVIINLPATVEMATPNVYADSIEWMSRHLAHRENVILSLHPHNDRGTAVAAAELGYMAGADRIEGCLFGNGERTGNVDLVALGINMLTQGIDPQIDFSDIDHVKRTAEYCNQLPVHERSPWAGDLVFTAFSGSHQDAIKKGFEAMDARAAAEGVSVDELEWAVPYLPIDPKDLGRSYEAVIRVNSQSGKGGVAYLLKSDHALDLPRRLQIEFSGVVQAKTDADGGEVTSDQIWRIFTDEYLPAAVADERWGRFELHSTRTQSDLAGDVTLEVSLRDGEDRVEAAGHGNGPIAAFLQILRERGFDVSLYDYVEHTLSAGGDAQAAAYVELQVEGERLWGVGIDGDISTASLKAIVSCVNRAIRTKESADELAVV; translated from the coding sequence ATGGACAACAATCAGACGCCTTCGGGCATGCCGATCCACAAGTACCGGCCCTACCACGAGCAGATCGCGGTTCATCTGCCCGATCGCACGTGGCCCGACGCCCGTATCACCGCCGCGCCGCGCTGGTGCGCCGTCGATCTGCGCGATGGAAACCAAGCGCTCATCGACCCGATGAGCCCCGAGCGCAAGCGGATCATGTTCGATCTGCTGGTGGGCATGGGCTACAAGGAGATCGAAGTCGGCTTCCCTTCGGCCAGCCAGACGGACTTCGATTTCGTGCGCCATCTCATCGAAGATGACGCCATTCCCGACGACGTCACCATCCAGGTGCTGACGCAGTCGCGTGAACACCTGATCGAGCGCACGTACGAGTCGATCGCCGGCGCGAAGCAGGCGATCGTCCATCTGTACAACTCCACGAGCATTCTGCAGCGCGACGTGGTGTTCCGCACCGACAAGCAGGGCGTCATCGACATCGCCCTGGACGGTGCGCGCCTGTGCCGCCAGTTCGAGCAGCGCATTCCCGACACGAAGGTGTACTACGAGTACTCGCCCGAGAGCTACACCGGCACCGAGCTCGAATTCGCTGTGGACGTGTGCAACCAGGTGATCGAGATCTTCGAGCCGACACCCGAGCGCAAGGTCATCATCAACCTGCCGGCGACCGTCGAGATGGCGACGCCGAACGTGTACGCCGATTCGATCGAGTGGATGAGCCGTCACCTCGCCCACCGCGAGAACGTGATCCTCTCCCTGCACCCGCACAACGACCGCGGCACAGCGGTCGCCGCCGCCGAACTCGGCTACATGGCCGGGGCCGACCGGATCGAAGGGTGCTTGTTCGGCAACGGTGAGCGAACCGGGAACGTCGACCTGGTCGCTCTGGGCATCAATATGCTGACGCAGGGGATCGATCCTCAGATCGACTTCAGCGACATCGATCACGTCAAGCGCACCGCCGAGTACTGCAATCAGCTGCCCGTGCACGAGCGTAGCCCCTGGGCCGGGGACCTGGTCTTCACCGCCTTCAGCGGGTCGCATCAGGATGCGATCAAGAAGGGGTTCGAGGCGATGGATGCGCGGGCTGCGGCGGAGGGCGTCTCGGTGGACGAGCTCGAGTGGGCCGTGCCCTACCTGCCGATCGACCCGAAGGACCTGGGACGTTCGTACGAGGCCGTCATCCGCGTCAACTCGCAATCCGGCAAGGGCGGGGTCGCGTATCTTCTGAAGAGCGACCACGCGCTGGACCTGCCGCGCAGACTGCAGATCGAGTTCTCCGGAGTCGTTCAGGCCAAGACCGATGCCGACGGCGGCGAAGTCACCAGTGATCAGATCTGGCGGATCTTCACCGACGAGTACCTGCCGGCCGCCGTCGCCGACGAACGCTGGGGACGCTTCGAGCTGCACTCCACGCGCACTCAGAGCGACCTCGCGGGCGATGTGACCCTGGAAGTCTCGCTGCGGGACGGCGAGGACAGAGTCGAAGCCGCCGGCCATGGCAACGGACCGATCGCGGCGTTCCTGCAGATTCTGCGCGAGCGCGGCTTCGACGTGTCGCTGTACGACTATGTCGAGCACACCCTCAGCGCGGGCGGTGACGCTCAGGCCGCCGCCTACGTCGAACTCCAGGTAGAGGGTGAGCGCCTCTGGGGCGTCGGCATCGACGGGGACATCTCGACGGCGTCGCTCAAGGCGATCGTGTCGTGCGTGAACCGCGCGATCCGAACGAAAGAGTCTGCCGACGAGCTCGCCGTCGTCTAG
- the era gene encoding GTPase Era, whose product MPSEPAEAPADPESARTSEFRSGPDFRSGFVTFVGRPNVGKSTLTNALVGEKVAITSDKPQTTRRAIRGILNRPDGQLVIVDTPGIHRPRTLLGERLNHLVEQVLGDVDVIGFCVPSTEKVGPGDRRIAQSLDGYRRAKKVAIVTKTDAASREQITERLLEVDALRDDWDAVIPLSALTNQQLDVLTRELLSLMPTGPALYPAGVVTDESTDDRIAEIIREAALEGVRDELPHSIAVVVQDIAQREDSDLTDIFADIVVERDSQKAIIIGHKGSRLASVGARSRAGIEPLIGSRVYLSLHVRVAKEWQRDPKQLGRLGF is encoded by the coding sequence ATGCCCAGCGAGCCCGCAGAGGCCCCGGCCGACCCCGAGTCGGCGCGAACCTCCGAATTCAGGTCAGGACCCGATTTCCGGTCCGGCTTCGTCACCTTCGTCGGTCGCCCGAACGTCGGCAAGTCGACCTTGACCAACGCCCTGGTCGGCGAGAAGGTCGCGATCACCAGCGACAAGCCGCAGACCACCCGCCGGGCGATCCGCGGCATCCTCAACAGACCGGACGGTCAACTCGTGATCGTGGACACCCCCGGCATCCACCGACCCCGCACCCTTCTGGGCGAACGGCTCAATCACCTCGTGGAGCAGGTGCTGGGCGACGTGGACGTCATCGGCTTCTGTGTGCCCTCCACCGAGAAGGTCGGCCCCGGAGACCGCCGGATCGCGCAGTCCCTCGACGGGTACCGCCGCGCGAAGAAGGTCGCGATCGTGACCAAGACGGATGCCGCATCCCGGGAGCAGATCACCGAACGGCTGCTCGAAGTCGATGCCCTGCGCGACGACTGGGATGCCGTGATTCCTCTCTCGGCGCTGACCAACCAGCAGCTGGACGTGCTGACGCGCGAGCTGCTGTCGTTGATGCCGACCGGACCCGCGCTGTACCCCGCGGGAGTCGTCACGGACGAGTCCACCGATGACCGCATCGCGGAGATCATCCGCGAGGCTGCCCTGGAGGGCGTCCGCGACGAGCTTCCGCACTCGATCGCCGTCGTCGTGCAGGACATCGCGCAGCGCGAGGACTCCGACCTGACCGACATCTTCGCGGACATCGTGGTGGAGCGCGACAGTCAGAAGGCGATCATCATCGGTCACAAGGGCTCACGGCTGGCAAGCGTCGGCGCCCGGTCACGGGCCGGGATCGAGCCGCTCATCGGTTCCCGCGTCTACCTGTCTCTGCACGTACGGGTCGCAAAGGAATGGCAGCGCGACCCCAAACAGCTGGGGCGCCTGGGGTTCTGA
- a CDS encoding PhoH family protein, with product MVQLLGPQDRLLRVVEREHPAVDVHVRGNEITLTGDAAAVAAARGLVEELLAMTKAGHALGPSDVSSSNRILQSEGGPRPSEVLGEAILSSRGRIIRPKTLGQKSYVDAIEENTIVFGIGPAGTGKTYLAMAKAVQALQRKEVSRIILTRPAVEAGERLGFLPGTLNDKIDPYLRPLYDALNEMMDPELLPKLMASGTIEVAPLAYMRGRTLNDSFVVLDEAQNTTPEQMKMFLTRLGFGTRMVVTGDITQIDLPQGASGLRLVTRVLNGVEDIHFAYLTSEDVVRHNLVGRIVDAYTEYDERRLATRRERDEASEFANRAERHGGVRSAGPRDHFPKRGRS from the coding sequence ATGGTTCAACTTCTGGGCCCCCAGGACCGGCTGCTGCGAGTGGTGGAGCGCGAGCACCCCGCGGTCGACGTGCACGTGCGCGGCAACGAGATCACCTTGACCGGGGACGCCGCGGCCGTCGCCGCCGCGCGCGGCCTCGTCGAGGAGCTCTTGGCCATGACCAAGGCCGGCCACGCGCTCGGACCCTCCGATGTCTCCTCGTCCAACCGGATCCTCCAATCCGAGGGCGGCCCGCGCCCCTCCGAAGTGCTGGGCGAGGCCATCCTGTCCTCGCGGGGACGCATCATCCGGCCGAAGACCCTCGGACAGAAGTCGTACGTCGACGCGATCGAAGAGAACACGATCGTCTTCGGGATCGGCCCCGCGGGCACCGGCAAGACGTATCTGGCCATGGCCAAGGCCGTGCAGGCGCTCCAGCGCAAGGAGGTCAGCCGAATCATCCTGACCCGCCCCGCGGTCGAGGCCGGCGAACGGCTCGGCTTCCTGCCCGGCACCCTCAACGACAAGATCGACCCGTACTTGCGGCCCCTCTACGATGCCCTCAACGAGATGATGGATCCTGAGCTCCTGCCCAAGCTGATGGCGAGCGGCACCATCGAGGTCGCACCCCTTGCCTACATGCGTGGACGGACGCTGAACGACTCGTTCGTCGTCTTGGACGAGGCGCAGAACACGACCCCGGAACAGATGAAGATGTTCCTCACCCGCCTGGGGTTCGGCACCCGCATGGTCGTCACGGGCGACATCACGCAGATCGATCTTCCGCAGGGCGCCTCGGGGCTGCGCCTGGTCACCCGTGTGCTCAACGGCGTCGAGGACATCCACTTCGCCTATCTCACCAGTGAGGACGTCGTGCGCCACAACCTGGTCGGCCGCATCGTCGACGCCTACACCGAGTACGACGAACGCCGCCTCGCTACCCGTCGTGAACGGGATGAGGCGTCCGAGTTCGCCAACCGCGCCGAGCGGCACGGTGGCGTGCGGTCCGCCGGCCCTCGGGATCACTTTCCCAAGCGGGGCCGGTCATGA
- a CDS encoding HIT domain-containing protein, whose amino-acid sequence MSEPSIFTRILKGEIPSEIIAETENAFAIRDIAPRAPVHLLVIPKSGEYRNVVELAAGDPDLLAELIGLANSVAAEHAGGDFRLVFNTGSGAGQTVFHVHGHVLSGDLTESSLGG is encoded by the coding sequence ATGAGCGAACCGTCGATCTTCACCCGCATCCTCAAGGGCGAGATCCCCTCCGAGATCATCGCCGAGACGGAGAACGCGTTCGCGATCCGAGACATCGCCCCCCGCGCGCCGGTGCACCTCCTGGTCATCCCGAAATCCGGCGAGTACCGCAACGTGGTTGAGCTCGCTGCGGGGGATCCCGACCTGCTTGCCGAGCTGATCGGCCTGGCGAACTCCGTTGCCGCGGAGCATGCGGGCGGCGATTTCCGCCTGGTCTTCAACACGGGCTCCGGCGCGGGCCAGACCGTTTTCCACGTCCACGGACATGTGCTGTCCGGCGACCTGACCGAATCGAGCCTCGGTGGCTGA
- the hemW gene encoding radical SAM family heme chaperone HemW has protein sequence MGSALPLGEPVPRDGSLEVAIDPTAQFGVYLHVPFCRVRCGYCDFNTYTADELRGARQDQYADTLLREVQHARHVLSDIGPIRPAATVFFGGGTPTLLPPGDLARMLDGVRAAFGVQPDAEVSVEANPDTVTDATATALAAAGVTRLSIGMQSAVPHVLAALDRTHAPANVRTAVEAARGAGLDVSLDLIYGAPGESLEDWRTSLEATVLLEPDHISAYALIVEEGTKLARQIRRGEVVTPDDDLQADMYELADDLLGSAGYEWYEVSNWARDAAHRSRHNMAYWQGADWWGFGPGAHSHIAGVRFWNVKHPAAYAQRLAAGESPAAARERPDAAASALESVLLRTRVREGLPISELRGEGRHAIAALIADGLIEGSAAVHGRVVLTRQGRLLADAVVRALTD, from the coding sequence ATGGGCTCGGCGCTCCCGCTCGGTGAGCCCGTGCCGCGGGACGGGTCGCTTGAGGTCGCGATCGACCCGACAGCGCAATTCGGGGTGTATCTCCACGTGCCGTTCTGCCGTGTGCGATGCGGGTACTGCGATTTCAACACGTACACCGCGGACGAGCTGCGCGGTGCGCGCCAGGACCAGTACGCCGACACCCTCCTGCGTGAGGTGCAGCACGCCCGGCACGTGCTTTCCGACATCGGGCCGATCCGGCCCGCCGCCACCGTGTTCTTCGGCGGCGGCACACCGACGCTGCTGCCCCCCGGCGACCTGGCGCGCATGCTCGACGGTGTTCGCGCCGCGTTCGGTGTCCAGCCGGATGCCGAGGTGAGCGTCGAGGCCAACCCCGACACCGTGACCGACGCGACCGCGACGGCGCTCGCTGCCGCCGGGGTCACCCGGCTGTCCATCGGCATGCAGTCGGCGGTCCCGCACGTTCTGGCGGCGCTGGATCGCACCCACGCACCCGCCAACGTCCGCACCGCGGTCGAGGCCGCGCGCGGCGCGGGACTGGATGTGAGCCTGGATCTGATCTACGGCGCCCCGGGCGAATCGCTGGAAGACTGGCGCACCTCCCTCGAGGCGACTGTCCTCCTCGAGCCGGATCACATCTCCGCGTATGCGCTGATAGTGGAGGAGGGCACCAAGCTCGCCCGCCAGATCCGTCGTGGCGAAGTGGTTACGCCGGACGACGACCTTCAAGCGGACATGTACGAGCTCGCGGACGACCTTCTGGGCAGCGCCGGCTACGAGTGGTACGAAGTGTCCAACTGGGCCCGTGACGCGGCGCACCGATCGCGTCACAACATGGCGTACTGGCAAGGTGCGGATTGGTGGGGTTTCGGTCCCGGCGCCCACAGCCACATCGCCGGCGTGCGGTTCTGGAACGTGAAGCACCCCGCCGCGTACGCGCAGCGACTGGCGGCCGGCGAGTCTCCCGCGGCGGCACGCGAACGACCGGATGCCGCGGCCAGCGCTCTGGAGAGCGTTCTGCTGCGCACCCGGGTCCGTGAGGGTCTGCCGATCTCCGAACTGCGGGGGGAGGGACGGCACGCGATCGCTGCCCTGATCGCCGATGGTCTGATCGAGGGCTCGGCGGCGGTGCACGGCCGCGTCGTCCTGACCCGCCAGGGTCGTCTGCTTGCGGACGCCGTGGTGCGCGCGCTCACGGACTGA
- a CDS encoding DUF1990 family protein, whose amino-acid sequence MRRGTFRDETVDYAAVGATQAADLMHYPPERSLPAEESWRIGSGQARFESAGDALLSWGAQRGAGLELSDVRPAAGPMYSGVSFDAEGHPLAPSKLEADQRFDSDGTPYVGPGTTVRVDGRIRGMSADAELRVIFSIEEPRRVGFALGTVGDSVVSGEESFMVQWYDNDEVWFTVRAFDAPSALLYRVFPRLVRRRRRELFTRYLRAISPLYTTP is encoded by the coding sequence ATGCGCCGCGGCACCTTCAGGGACGAGACGGTCGACTATGCCGCCGTCGGGGCGACCCAGGCGGCAGATCTGATGCACTACCCGCCCGAGCGAAGCCTGCCCGCGGAGGAGTCGTGGCGGATCGGCAGCGGCCAGGCGCGGTTCGAGAGCGCGGGCGACGCGCTCCTGTCGTGGGGTGCCCAGCGCGGCGCAGGTCTCGAGCTGAGCGATGTGCGTCCTGCCGCGGGACCGATGTACTCCGGTGTGAGCTTCGACGCAGAAGGCCATCCGCTCGCGCCGAGCAAGCTCGAGGCCGATCAGCGCTTCGACTCGGACGGAACGCCCTACGTCGGCCCCGGGACCACCGTCCGCGTCGACGGTCGCATCCGCGGGATGAGTGCGGACGCGGAGTTGCGGGTCATCTTCTCGATCGAGGAGCCGCGGCGGGTCGGGTTCGCGCTGGGCACGGTCGGTGACTCGGTCGTCAGCGGCGAAGAGTCCTTCATGGTGCAGTGGTACGACAACGATGAGGTGTGGTTCACCGTGCGCGCCTTCGATGCGCCCTCCGCGCTGCTGTACCGCGTCTTCCCGCGGCTGGTCCGGCGCCGGCGTCGTGAGCTGTTCACGCGCTACCTCCGCGCGATCTCGCCGCTGTACACGACTCCCTGA
- the dnaJ gene encoding molecular chaperone DnaJ, with protein sequence MVDHYEVLGVARDATADEIKKAYRRLARQLHPDVNPGDDASEQFKLVTHAYDVLSDPDQRARYDVGGNESPFGGGAQGFGGFGDIFETFFGSGGGQRAGRPRSRRERGQDALVRVTLDLKDVVFGVHRDIDVDTAVLCDTCHGSCTQPGTSPVTCDICHGSGHVQRTVRSLLGNVVTSQPCGSCQGYGTTIPYPCATCQGQGRVRARRTVSLDIPAGVETGLRLQLPGSGEVGPAGGPNGDLYIEVTVSPDEEFSRDGDDLLATLEVSMPDAILGTTTTIESLDGPVDLEIRAGVQGGDVLTIKGRGITPLRGTQRGDLRVGVHVVTPTRLDAKERALVEEFAKRTKSPPPRLAEFHQGLFAKLRDRFRNG encoded by the coding sequence GTGGTCGACCACTACGAGGTCCTCGGAGTCGCGCGCGATGCGACTGCGGATGAGATAAAGAAGGCGTACCGGCGTCTTGCACGACAGCTTCATCCCGATGTCAACCCGGGGGATGATGCGTCCGAGCAGTTCAAGCTCGTGACCCACGCGTACGACGTCCTGAGCGACCCGGATCAGCGGGCGCGTTATGACGTGGGCGGAAACGAATCGCCGTTCGGTGGCGGCGCCCAGGGCTTCGGGGGCTTCGGGGACATCTTCGAGACGTTCTTCGGGTCCGGCGGCGGCCAGCGGGCCGGAAGGCCGCGGTCCCGTCGCGAGCGCGGACAGGACGCGCTGGTCCGGGTGACCCTCGATCTGAAGGACGTCGTGTTCGGCGTCCATCGCGACATCGATGTCGACACGGCGGTGCTGTGCGACACGTGCCACGGATCGTGCACCCAGCCCGGCACCTCTCCCGTCACGTGCGACATCTGCCACGGTTCGGGCCATGTGCAACGGACCGTGCGGAGCCTCCTGGGCAACGTCGTCACCAGCCAGCCCTGCGGGTCCTGCCAGGGGTACGGCACGACGATTCCCTACCCGTGCGCCACCTGCCAGGGTCAGGGCCGCGTTCGTGCCCGACGCACGGTCTCCCTCGACATCCCCGCAGGGGTGGAGACGGGTCTGCGCCTGCAGCTTCCCGGATCCGGCGAGGTCGGCCCCGCCGGCGGACCGAACGGAGACCTCTACATCGAGGTCACCGTCTCTCCCGACGAGGAGTTCAGCCGTGACGGTGACGACCTGCTCGCCACGCTCGAAGTGTCGATGCCCGATGCCATCCTCGGAACCACCACCACCATCGAGTCACTCGACGGACCGGTCGACTTGGAGATCCGCGCAGGCGTACAGGGCGGCGATGTCCTGACGATCAAGGGTCGCGGCATCACTCCTCTTCGCGGCACACAGCGTGGCGACCTCCGCGTCGGCGTTCACGTCGTCACCCCCACTCGACTCGACGCGAAGGAGCGCGCCCTGGTCGAGGAGTTCGCAAAGCGGACCAAGTCCCCGCCGCCGCGACTCGCGGAATTCCACCAGGGGCTGTTCGCGAAGCTGCGCGACCGCTTCCGGAACGGCTGA
- a CDS encoding hemolysin family protein translates to MTAALLLVAAVLLIAFGALMVAIDAAMSVTSRADLAELGENGRNAAALRKIAIDPDAHANAVVFIRILAETGAAVLVTVAFTILFENIWWAMLAAVVIMTGVSFVVVGASPRTVGRQHAKGLLRSAAPVIRGVRILLGPLAHGLVALGNRVTPGVARGSSFASEEQLLSIIDEATENDLIEEDDRELIHSVFDFTDTFVRAVMVPRTDMVTVDAAASTREAMTTFLEKGVSRIPIVDDDADDVVGVLYLKDLVQFGFRDEAGWRDAPISRIARPAVFVPESMKAETLLQQMKREAVHVCLVVDEYGGVSGLVTLEDLIEELVGDISDEYDPRADEVVELEPGKYRVSARLGLDEVGDLFGLELEDEDVDSVGGLLGKALGRVPQPGATAEYGGLVLTGGASRGRGRGLATVFVERSAPSRAADEVNGGRFPRTGEIGVAKSGAKRGE, encoded by the coding sequence ATGACCGCAGCACTGCTCCTCGTCGCCGCGGTCCTGCTGATCGCGTTCGGCGCTCTGATGGTCGCGATCGATGCGGCCATGAGCGTCACCTCTCGCGCCGATCTCGCGGAGCTGGGTGAGAACGGACGCAACGCCGCAGCGCTGCGGAAGATCGCGATCGATCCCGACGCCCACGCCAACGCGGTCGTGTTCATCCGCATCCTCGCCGAGACAGGCGCCGCCGTGCTCGTGACGGTCGCCTTCACGATCCTGTTCGAGAACATCTGGTGGGCGATGCTGGCGGCCGTGGTCATCATGACCGGGGTCTCTTTCGTGGTGGTGGGTGCCAGCCCGCGCACGGTCGGACGCCAGCACGCGAAAGGGCTGCTGCGCAGCGCGGCTCCGGTCATCCGCGGGGTGCGCATCCTCCTCGGACCGCTGGCGCACGGACTCGTCGCGCTCGGCAACCGGGTGACCCCCGGCGTCGCCCGCGGCTCGTCGTTCGCCTCCGAAGAGCAGCTGCTGAGCATCATCGATGAAGCGACCGAGAACGACCTCATCGAAGAGGACGATCGCGAGCTCATCCACTCGGTGTTCGACTTCACCGACACGTTCGTGCGAGCGGTGATGGTGCCCCGCACCGACATGGTCACCGTGGACGCGGCGGCCTCGACGCGCGAGGCGATGACGACTTTCCTCGAGAAGGGCGTCTCACGCATTCCGATCGTCGACGACGACGCCGACGATGTCGTGGGTGTCCTGTATTTGAAGGATCTCGTGCAGTTCGGCTTCCGAGACGAAGCCGGCTGGCGCGATGCGCCGATCAGTCGCATCGCGCGTCCGGCCGTCTTCGTGCCCGAGTCGATGAAGGCCGAGACGCTGCTGCAGCAGATGAAGCGCGAAGCGGTGCATGTCTGCCTCGTCGTGGACGAGTACGGCGGCGTGTCCGGGCTCGTGACGCTGGAGGATCTCATCGAAGAGCTGGTCGGAGACATCTCGGACGAGTACGACCCGCGTGCCGATGAGGTGGTGGAGCTCGAACCGGGCAAGTACCGGGTCAGCGCGCGGCTCGGGCTGGACGAGGTCGGTGACCTGTTCGGACTCGAGCTCGAGGACGAAGACGTCGACTCGGTCGGCGGTCTGCTCGGAAAGGCTCTCGGCCGCGTGCCGCAGCCCGGCGCGACGGCGGAGTACGGGGGACTGGTACTGACCGGGGGCGCGTCGCGCGGCCGGGGTCGGGGCCTGGCGACCGTGTTCGTGGAACGGAGCGCGCCGTCCCGCGCCGCGGACGAAGTCAACGGCGGTCGCTTCCCGCGCACCGGCGAGATCGGCGTCGCCAAGAGCGGCGCCAAGAGAGGCGAATGA